One part of the Ornithodoros turicata isolate Travis chromosome 2, ASM3712646v1, whole genome shotgun sequence genome encodes these proteins:
- the LOC135385977 gene encoding acetylcholinesterase-1-like, whose amino-acid sequence MLQLRCKCKMNILLLLAVALASYELCLAAEAPVANTTTGKFVGLLLNVYGQKVHAFLGVPYARPPVGDRRFAKPVPALPWKTVRSATAYGSRCPQDPSDTHEYDTISDPSMREDCLTLNVWTPPRANESVANKSVMVWLHGGGFKKGHSGEEFYDGSILSATQDVVVVTLNYRLGYLGFLNALHPNASGNVGLYDQLSALNWIKENIKVFGGNSSSVTLFGKGAGATAIALHLLSPHGFGLFQRAILQSADLELSKYVDNIKTAMEKADALAVELGCSRRGHSLLTATEDVLECMRSRDPREILRAQSDLQHKVGPALPSFGTDFLPQDPTAVLNSAESPAVDLLMGHNAEKGKEVLSNLFPSILESSSQNITLQDIEIMFHVLANTYGYSRTIAEKSLEFYLRGVDSCIPQALIDAAIRYSTDLATCASVSLAEVFASTGRSVFYYQSTYTSESRQKWGVSVDTFGSCFAFGAPFRFPGRFNDVDRSFSHVVMHTFAYFAKHGRAPMLNGLAWMKFMESQPNYFEFDPYMMRPRNLDTSGCKLLGKFM is encoded by the exons ATGTTGCAGCTAAG GTGCAAGTGCAAGATGAACATCTTGCTGCTACTGGCCGTAGCGCTTGCCAGTTACGAATTGTGCCTGGCGGCAGAAGCCCCCGTGGCTAACACGACAACCGGAAAATTCGTGGGTCTTCTTCTCAATGTTTACGGCCAGAAGGTCCATGCTTTCTTAGGCGTGCCGTACGCTAGGCCTCCTGTTGGAGATAGGCGCTTTGCAAAACCGGTGCCGGCATTGCCCTGGAAAACAGTACGTTCGGCAACAGCGTACGGAAGCAGATGTCCACAAGATCCCTCTGACACACACGAGTACGATACCATTAGTGATCCATCGATGCGGGAAGACTGTCTTACTCTGAACGTCTGGACACCGCCAAGAGCTAACGAGTCTGTTGCTAACAAGTCTGTCATGGTATGGCTACACGGAGGTGGATTCAAGAAAGGACATTCGGGAGAAGAGTTCTACGATGGCTCCATTTTAAGTGCTACTCAGGACGTAGTGGTTGTAACATTGAACTATCGTTTAGGTTACCTGGGTTTTCTGAATGCGCTTCATCCGAACGCTTCTGGAAATGTTGGGCTGTACGATCAACTGTCAGCCTTGAACTGGATAAAGGAAAATATAAAGGTGTTTGGAGGCAATTCATCCAGCGTAACATTGTTCGGAAAGGGAGCAGGTGCAACAGCCATTGCCCTTCATCTACTGTCACCGCATGGCTTTGGGCTTTTCCAAAGAGCTATCTTGCAAAGTGCAGATCTAGAGCTCTCTAAATATGTGGACAACATCAAGACCGCCATGGAGAAGGCTGATGCTTTGGCTGTCGAATTAGGTTGTTCCAGGAGAGGACACTCGCTTCTCACTGCAACTGAAGATGTTCTGGAGTGCATGAGGAGCAGGGACCCAAGAGAAATATTGCGAGCACAGTCTGACCTTCAACATAAAGTTGGCCCTGCTCTCCCGTCATTCGGCACGGACTTTCTACCCCAAGACCCGACAGCGGTGTTGAACAGCGCAGAGAGCCCAGCCGTTGATCTTCTCATGGGCCACAACGCAGAAAAGGGAAAAGAAGTGCTTTCCAACCTCTTCCCTTCAATACTCGAATCCTCCTCGCAGAATATCACGCTGCAAGACATTGAAATTATGTTCCACGTGCTTGCGAACACGTACGGGTACTCAAGAACCATTGCGGAGAAATCGTTGGAGTTCTACCTCAGAGGCGTTGATTCTTGTATCCCGCAAGCTCTAATTGATGCGGCGATAAGGTACTCTACGGATTTAGCAACCTGCGCTTCAGTATCGCTCGCAGAAGTTTTCGCTTCAACGGGAAGGAGTGTTTTCTACTACCAGTCAACGTACACTTCTGAATCCAGACAGAAATGGGGAGTCTCCGTCGATACTTTTGGATCTTGCTTTGCTTTTGGTGCGCCATTCAGATTTCCCGGGAGATTTAACGACGTGGACAGGTCATTCAGTCACGTCGTTATGCACACATTCGCTTACTTCGCAAAACATGG GCGAGCGCCGATGCTGAATGGCTTAGCATGGATGAAGTTTATGGAGTCCCAGCCAAACTATTTTGAGTTTGACCCGTACATGATGAGGCCTCGAAATCTTGATACTTCAGGTTGCAAGTTGTTAGGGAAATTCATGTGA